A region from the Corylus avellana chromosome ca7, CavTom2PMs-1.0 genome encodes:
- the LOC132187187 gene encoding uncharacterized protein C594.04c — MGFGGGGDGYRGNLKNAIIAFLAPLPSILFYLSFLNRIASTGSEGDSLSDLHPLWTWCYHHPLLLANALFFLNVNVLFWIIGNIQNNHWMIDLYWTVIPVMLVHYYATHPLAHYNWWRSRIAMLMTSVWSLRLSHNYFRREGWRWGAREDWRFTDMRQQYGKHWWWVSFLAVYLSQQVFLIGVSLPLYVVHSVNEPLNIWDSIAIVVSVCGIIVAYHADKQLHDFVTRNSKLKELGKPMVPNLDKGLWNYSRHPNYFGEQLWWWGLVIFAWNLGHGWTFFGALINSMCLAYVTRLVEDRMLKQDYRAEAYRLYQKTTSVWIPWFKSSTIGGKDKSN; from the exons ATGGGTTTTGGTGGTGGCGGCGATGGTTATCGTGGTAACTTGAAAAACGCCATTATAGCATTTCTAGCTCCCCTTCCCTCCATTCTCTTCTACCTCTCATTCCTTAACCGTATTGCTTCTACTGGGAGTGAGGGAGATTCGCTTTCTGATCTCCATCCTCTTTGGACATGGTGCTATCACCACCCTCTTCTGTTAGCCAACGCTCTCTTCTTCCTCAACGTTAATGTGCTCTTTTGGATCATCGGCAATATCCAGAATAACCACTGG ATGATAGATTTGTATTGGACGGTGATTCCGGTGATGCTTGTTCATTACTACGCAACTCACCCTTTGGCTCACTACAACTGGTGGAGGTCGAGGATCGCGATGTTGATGACCTCGGTGTGGAGTTTAAGGCTCTCCCATAACTACTTCAGGCGTGAAGGCTGGCGGTGGGGCGCCAGGGAGGACTGGAGGTTCACCGATATGCGCCAACAGTACGGCAAGCACTGGTGGTGGGTGTCCTTTCTCGCCGTGTACCTCTCTCAGCAG GTATTTCTGATTGGAGTAAGCCTCCCATTGTATGTTGTACACTCGGTCAATGAGCCATTGAACATCTGGGATTCAATTGCAATCGTTGTCTCTGTGTGTGGCATCATTGTTGCGTACCATGCGGACAAGCAACTCCATGACTTTGTGACTAGGAACAGCAAACTAAAGGAGCTTGGAAAGCCAATGGTACCCAATCTTGACAAGGGCTTGTGGAATTACTCCCGGCATCCAAATTACTTCGGAGAGCAGTTGTGGTGGTGGGGATTGGTTATATTTGCATGGAACCTTGGACATGGATGGACATTTTTCGGAGCTCTTATCAATAGTATGTGCTTAGCGTATGTGACTAGGCTTGTGGAGGACCGAATGCTGAAACAAGATTACAGAGCTGAGGCTTATAGGCTTTACCAGAAGACAACTTCAGTGTGGATACCTTGGTTCAAGTCATCCACGATAGGAGGAAAAGATAAAAGCAATTGA